GCCCTGGCGGCGCTGCTACGGGAGCACGTACCACTGGCACAACGCGCGGAGCTGGAAGCCGTGGAGGGACTCGAGGCGCTGCTGCACAAGCACGTCGAGGCGGCCCGGAACGCATGGCCCACGTCGCGGCTCCCGGTCGAGGTCTTCGTGCGGCACCTGGCCCGGCACCTGCCCGCGGGAAAGGCCTCGGAGGTACTGCGCATCCTCCACGGCGCCGACCTGTATCTGGCTTGCGCCTGCGCCACCGGGGAGACCTCGGCCCTCCGGGCCTTCGAGCAGCACATCCTCCGGCACATCCCCGCCCGGCTCGGGGCGTTGTCAGCGAGCATGCTGGAGGAGGTGCTGCAGGTGCTCCGCGAGCGGCTGCTGGTGGGCAGCGAGGAGGCACCTCCGAAAATCGCGAGCTACGGGGGCCGGGGGCCGCTGCTGACCTGGGTGAGCATCACCGCCGGGCGCATCGCCGGCGAGCTGGTGGGCCACAACGGGCGCGAGCTCCTCGTCAACGAGCCTCCGGAGGCCTTCGCGCGGATGCTGGCCTCGGGCAACCCGGAGCACGAGCTGCTCCGCGAGGACGCGCGCCAGCTCCTCGTCGAGGTGCTCCGGAAGGCGGTGGCGACTCTGCCCGAGCACGAGCGCGCCCTGCTGCGCCTGCACCACTTCCATGGCTTCACCATGGATCGGCTCGCGCTGATGTACGGCGACTCACGCTCCGGCGTGGCGCGCAAGGTCGCCAGTGCCCGCGAGCTGCTGCTCGAGCGCGTCCATGCGGAGCTGGCCCCCCAGCTGAAGCAGGACCGCCTCGCGATGGAGAGCCTCCTGGGGTTGGTGCGCAGCCAGCTGGATATCAGCATCCGCCGGCTGCTGGGCTGAAGCCCTGGCATTCCGAGTGCGCTAGCGTCCCGGGTCATGCGTCCCTCACTCCTGACATCCCTGTCATTGCTGCTGTTGTGCTCGCCGGCGTGGGCCACGGTACCCGCCGGCTTCTCCGAAACGAGCTACTCCTCCAACACGCTGACTCCCGCGACGGGCATGGCCTGGGCGCCGGATGGCTCGGGCCGCCTGTTCATCACCCTCAAGAATGGTCCGGTGCGAGTGGTGACGATGAAGGACGGCGTCCTGGAGACGCAGCCGGGGACCAGCACGCTGGTGACGCGCCTGTTCGCGACGGAGCCCCAGGTCCACACCAACAGCGAGAGTGGCGTCATCGGCATCGCGTTCGATCCGAACTACGTGGTCAACCGCTACGTCTACCTCTTCGTCACCGTCTCCGCCTCCGAGCAGCGCATCGTCCGCTACACCGACGCCAACGGGACGGGCGTCGCGCGCACGGAGATCGTCACCCGGCTGCCCACCACGGGCAACAACCATAACGGGGGAGGAATCGGCTTCGGGCCGGACGGGAAGCTCTACTGGGCCATTGGCGACCTGGGCAATGGCACTGGCGTGAACGCGGACCTGACGTCGCTCGCGGCCAAGGTGAGCCGCGCCAACCTGGACGGCACGCCCATCAACGACAACCCGTTCAGCGATGGCGTGGGCCCCAACAACGAGTACATCTGGGCGTGCGGCTTCCGCAACCCGTTCACCCTCACGTTCCAGCCGACCACCGGGAAGCTGTGGATCAACGGCGTGGGCACCAACTACGAGCAGGTCTTCGTCGTGAACAGGAGCAGCAATGCTGGCTACGACGCCTACGAGAACAACCAGCCCCCCGTCAATAATTACATCCCGCCCGTCATCAAGTACCGCACCAACGGCATCGACACACGCAACCTCACGGCGGGCGGGGCGGTACGCAGCGGCGGCGTCACCACCTTCACCACCATCGGGGGGCATGGCTTCCGCAAGGGCGAGCGGCTCACCCTCAAGGGTGTGGGTAACGCGAGCTTCGACGGCACGCACTACGTCGCCAGCGTTCCCAACGATCCCAACGCCACCACCTTCACCGTGGCCCAGCCTGGGCTGCCCAATGCGAGCAGCGGCGGGGGCACCGCGACGACGCAGGTCCTGGGAAGCTCCATCACCGGCGGCACCTTCTACGACGCCACGCTCTTCCCGCCCGAGTTCCGCGGCAACTACTTCTTCGGCGACTACAGCTCCGGCCAGGTGACGCGTGCCACGCTGGCCGCGGACAACTCGGTGGAGACGGTGGCCGAGTGGGGCACCGGCTTCGCCTCGCACGTTGACATGGCCGTGGGACCTGACGGCGCGCTGTACACGTTGGGGTACACCGACGGCATCGTGCGCCGCATCACCCCGTCGGAGCTCGGACAGAAGCTGGTGGTGTCCGGGCTCAACCCGCGCGTGGTGGAGGGCGGACGCACGGTCTTCACCGTGCGGCTGGCCGAGGCCCCCTCCGCGCCCGTCACGGTGCAGGTGACGCGGGCCATGGGCGGCTCCGATGATCTGAGCATCGCCAGCGACGCCACGCTCACGTTCTCCTCGACGGACTGGAGCGTGCCCCGGGTGGTGACGATCGCGGCGGCGTCGGACGCGGACACGGACGCGGACACCGCCACCTTCACGGTGACGTCGGCGGGACTGGCGGACGAGGCGGTGGTGGTCACCGCCATCGACAACAACGAGCCCCGGCTGGTGCTGTCCTCCACGCAGGTGGTCATTCCGGAGAACGGCACCGCGACCTTCGACGTGTCGCTGTCCAAGCGGCCCACCGGGAATGTCACCGTCACCGTGGCGCGCACGCTGGGCGACGGCGACATCACCTTGCAGGGCGGGGCGACGCTCGCGTTCACTCCCACCAATTGGAACCTCCCGAAGACCGTCACGCTGCGGGCCGAATCGGACCCGGACAACCTGGCCGGTGTCGCCACCATCACCGTGGCCGCGCCGGGCCTGGATGCGCGCCCGGTGGAGGCCCTCGAGCAGGATGACGAGCTGGCTCCCGTCATCTCCTCCACGCCCATCACCACCGTCGTGGTGGGCCGTCCCTACCGCTACGACGTGCAGGCGACGGCCCGGCCGGAGCCGACGTACTCGCTGGTGGGCACGGCGCCGGAAGGGATGAGCATCGACATGACCACCGGCCTCATCTCCTGGACGCCCACGGCGGCGGGCGCGGTGGAGGTGACGGTGCGGGTGAGCAACGGCCTGGCTCCGGACGCGGAGCAGTCCTTTACCGTCACCGTGAAGGCGGATGAGGGGCCGCAGGCCATCCTCAGGCGGCCCGTGGAGGGAGAGCGCGTGTCCGGCGGCATGGCGGAGTTCTTCGGCGACTGCGTGGACGACGTGGGCTGCACGCACGCCGAGTTCTACGTGGACGGCGAGCTGCGATTCACGGACACGCGCACGGACAACCCCTTCTACTTCGGCGGCGAGCCCAACCGCTGGGACACCACGGGGCTGGCGCCCGGTGGGCACCTGGTGCGCTTCGTCGTGGTGGACAGCGCGGGGATGCGGGCCCAGACCGAGGTGAAGGTGTGCGTCGGTGACGGCAGCTGCGAGCTGCCGCGGCCGCCTTCGTCCGGCGAGGTGGGGGGCTGCGGCTGCGGTGCGGCTCCGGTGGCGCCGCTCGCGTGGCTGGCGCTGGGAGCACTGGCGCTCCGGCGGAGGCGGGCGCGCGAGGAGTGATTCAGGGCGCGAGCGCCGAGGGCCTGGTCCTTCGGCGCCGCGCGTCGGGCCCGTCAGGTATCACTCCTCACGAGCGTGACCTGGCATGAAGTGGAAGGCATGGAGCATTGGCGCTGGGAGACGGTTAGGGTAACGCGCATGAGTGAAGCACCCGCGGCCCGTCCACCCTTGATCCTGCCCCCCATCCCCGCGGTGATCCTCGCCGTCGTGAGCGTGCAGGGCGGCGCCGCCTTCGCGAAGGAGTTGTTCCCGGCGCTCGGCTCGGCGGGCACGGCGGGCATGCGCATCGGGCTGTCCGCGCTCCTGCTGCTCGCGGTGTTCCGTCCGCCGCTCGCGCGGCTCACACGCGCACAGTGGAGCGCGATCATCCCGTATGGGGTGGTGCTCGGCGCGATGAACCTGAGTTTCTACTCGGCGCTCCAACGCATCCCGCTGGGGCTTGCCGTCACGCTGGAGTTCGTGGGGCCGCTCGCGCTCGCGGTGTTCGGGTCGCGGCGCGTCGCGGACTTCCTGTGGGTGCTGCTCGCGGCGGTTGGCATCGCCCTCATCACCCCGTGGCGCGGTGGCGTCGGCGCGCTCGACCTGCTCGGAGTGCTGCTGGCGCTCTTCGCGGGTGGATGCTGGGCGGCCTACATCGTGCTCGGTGGGCGCGCGTCCAGGGTGTTCCAGGGAGCGCAGGGCGTGGCGACGGGAATGCTGTTCGCGTCCCTGACGGTACTGCCCTTCTCGTTCGCGGAGGGGCTCGCGGCGCGCCTCACGCCTCCGCTGTTCGCGGCGGGTCTGGCCGTCGCGCTCCTCTCCAGCGCGGTGCCATTCACGCTGGAGATGATGGCGCTGCGCGTCCTCCCGAGCCGCACCTTTGGCATCCTGATGAGCCTGGAGCCCGCGGCCGCGGCCCTCTCGGGTCTGGTGTTCCTGCACGAGCAACTCACCGTGACGCAGTGGCTCGCGCTGGTGTTCGTGAGTGCCGCGTCCGCGGGCGCCGCCCTCACCGCGCGCCGCGTGTCTCCACCGGTGGAGGCCTGAGCTCGCTCCCACCGGCGGGCGGACACTGGTGCCAGAACGCTCTCGAGCTGGCACCTGGACGCATCCGGGGGCTACTTCTGCGCGTACGCCTCCTCGAGGCGCGCGATGTCGAACTTCTTCATGGTGAGCATGGCCTGCACCACGCGCTGCGTCCGCTTCGGGTCCTTGTCCTGCATCATCTGCTGGAACCTGGACGGGATGATCTGCCAGGAGAGGCCGAACCTGTCCTTGAGCCAGCCGCACTGGCTCTCCTGGCCCCCGTTCGCGGTCAGCCTGGACCACAACCTGTCGACCTCCTCCTGCGAGTCACAGCTCACTGCCAGGGAGATGGCCTCGGTGAACTTGAAGTGCGGGCCGCCGTTCAACGCCTGGAATCTCTGACCCGCGAGCTGGAAGTCGACCACCATGACCGAACCCTTGGGGCCCGGTCCCGCGTCACCGTAGCGAGACAGGCTCAGGATCTTCGAATCCTCGAAGAGCGAGATGTAGAGATTCGCAGCCTCCTCAGCCTCCTGGTTGAACCACAAGAACGGCGTGATCTTCTGGGGCGTTGCCATGGTCATGCTCCTTTGCGGCGGGGTGTGAGCTGCGTTTCGAGATATCGGCGCAGGTGGCGCAAGGACTCGGCCGCGACGTCAGGGCCCTGCTTCGCCTTGGCGAGGATGAACGCGCCCTGGATGACCGTCTGCATGAACAACCCGAGGCTCTCCGGGGTCCACGGTGCGTCCGGCGCGTAGCGCGCCCGGGCTTCGGCGATATCCCGCGCCAGCGTCGAAGCATGCGCGCTGAGATGCTTGTCACAGGCGGCGCGGATTGCCGGATGCGTGTCGTATGCCTCCTGGACCATCATCCCGAGCAGGCACGTGAAGTCAGGCAGCGCGCCCCGCAGGATGGCGATGCGGAAGTCGACGTAGCTGAGCAGCCGCTCACGCGGATCCGCCACGCGCTGATACGGCCCGGAGGCGAACATGCGATCGGCCATCGCCGCGAAGTGGTCGGCCGCCGCGATCGCCAGCTCCTCCTTGCTCTTGAAGTGATGGAAGAAGCTCCCCTTGGTGAGGCCCGCGGCCGCGCAGACGTCCTCGATCCGCGTCGCCGTGTAGCCCTTGGTCCGGATGACCTGCAGGGCCGCGTCGAGGAACTTCGTCTTGGACTGGTGTTGAGGATCCGTGAGTTCCATGAGCATACCGACTGGTTGGTTTGGATGTACCAACCAGTGGGTATGTTGTCAACCCACCTGCGAAGGCACCACCGAGGGGACCGTACGGGTGGGAGACATCCTGCCTGGCGAGGGCTTGGGGCAGACTTCCCGCCCGGGATGAGCGCGCTCTGGAGCCTGCTCGCCCTGTCGGCCTGGAGCCGGCTCGGGTCTGGCGCACGAGCCCCTGGGAGACGGAAGCAGGCTCCGGCGCGGGTCCGGCAGCGACCTACCCGCCCGCGCTCGTCCCCGGCGGCGGTGTGTTCTCCAGCCATCCCCCGCCGAGCGCCTTGTAGAGGCTGACGCTCCTACGGCTACGGCGCCCTCAAGTGGAAGCGTTGGCAGATGTTGTCCAACCAGCTCCACTGAGCGATGTTGGTGCCGTCGTCGAGGCCACAGTTGGCCAGGTCAACGACCTTGCCGCTGTGCCGCGCGACCAGGCGCACCGCGCCATCGGCGAGGAAATCGACGCGCCATTGACTCTGGGTGCCCGAGCAGCTGCCCTGGTCGATGTTGGCGCCATCCGCGGTGGAGCCGCCGCTGACCGCGAGGCAGGTGCTGGCGGCGTGGGTCGGCACGATCTGGTAGAAGCCGTTGTCGGTGTGCTTGAAGGTCCACTTCTGGCAGGCGGTGTTGAGCCAGGGCCATTGACGCACGTCGGAGCCGCTGGCGGTGGAGCAGTTGGCGACGTCGAGCACCTTGCCACTCTGCGCGCTGACGATCGCCAGATTGCCCACCGGCTGCAGCCGCCACTGCTGACAGTTGTTGCCCAGCCAGCCCCATTGACGGATGTCGGTACCACTGGCGGTGCCGCAGCTGGCGACGTCGAGCGCCTTGCCGCTGTGGCGGTTCTGCAGCCGGAACCAGCCTTCCGTGGTGGAGATGACCTGCCATTGCTGGCAGGCATTGTTCAACCAGGCCCACTGGCGCACGTTGGTGCCGTCGCCGGTGCCACAATCCGCCACATCCAGCACCTTGTTGCTGGAGCGGTTGACCAGCCGGTAGTAGCCGTCCGCGGTGGGATCGAGCACCCACTCGGTGGAGGTCGTGCCGCAGGCGTACTGTGCCACGTCGGCCCCGTCCGAGCCGGAGCTACCGGTTACTCCCGCGCACAGGCCACTGTTGCGGTTGACCAGCTGGTACGCCGCACCTCGAACCGCGGTGGTGATCGGTCCGTGTTCCCCCGATGGCACGGCCAGCGCGGTGCTGGTCGACACGGGGGAGCCGAAGGACGGCGTGCCATTGGAGTTCCAGGAGAACGGCTGGGCCCGGGTGGACCGTGTCGAGCCACAGCCCTGGCTGGAGCTCGCATTGCCGTGGTAGACGATCCAGTTCTCCCTGCCATCGGGTGAGGTGAAGAACCCATTGTGGCCCGGACCGTAGACGCCGTTGGCGGCCTGGAACACAGGGGTGGGAGACTTGGTCCACGACGAGGCGCTGAGCGGATCGCTCCCGGTGAGGGTCAACAGGCCCAGCTTGTAGTACGGGGTGTTGCAGGAGCTGGCCGAGAACACGATGAACGTCTGTCCATTGCGCTGCAACACCTCCGGGCCCTCGTTGGTCCTGCCGCCCTCGATCTCCCAGCTATAGACAGGCTTGGAGATGTTCACTCTCGGGCCGGTGATCGTCCATGGATTGGTCATCCGCGCGATCCACAGGCTCTGATCCGGACCTTCCCATTTCGACCAGAGCAGATAGAGGGCCCCGTTGAGTTGCAGGTAGGAGCCGTCGATGTTCCAGGTCGTCTCCATCGGCGAACCCTTGAGCGAATACGGGCCCATCGGGTCATCGCCAGCGCTCTCCAGCACGGTGAGGTGTTGGTAGTCGAGGGTGCCACTGCGGCCCGAGCTGTACATGTAGTACCAGCGGGTGCCGTTGGGCCCGGTGAGCCGGTGGAACTCTGGCGCCCAGTGGCTGCAACACCGGTCCGCGGTCGTGTCCGACCACACGTTGACGGGGGCCGCGGTACGCAGGCCCGCGAGCGTCGGAGCCTTGCGCATCACCACCTGGGAGTTCCACGTCGTGGTTGCCAGGTAGTAGTTGCCGTTGTGGTACTGCAACCAGGGGTCCGCTCCATTCTCCAGCAGCGGGTTGAGGAACGTGAGCTCCCCCGTGGCATGGGCTCTCGAGACAGGAAGGGCAACGAGTGCCAGGCAGAGCAGCGGAGCGCAAATCCTGCTGACGACTCCTTCGGATGCGAGCGCGAGTCGCCTCGTGACGGATGACGAAGCCATCTGGGTTCCTACCTTTCGTTGACGTTCGACGACAGGAGAAGACGTCTGGGCGCGGCAACGGCTGGAGATGTGAGCGCTCACAACTGGAGCGGAGAACCTCCGCGCGGTCCCTCGGGCCAGCCAGCGGCCAGGGATGTGAGCGCTAACATGATACCGATGGCCAAGACGCTGAATCCAGATGATTCCGGCAACGCGCCGCATCAGACATGCAACGCATTGCGGCATCGACATTCATGCGGTGCGGTGCGTCACCGGTGCTGCTTCTCGAGCCCGTTCACTTCCGGACAAGCGGGTTCGCGCTCGCGCTGAAACGGCTTGCGCCTCAACTCCCGCTTGAGGACTTGCCGCCATCCGTATGTGCCCAGGATTCACACACACCGCGGGAGAGCCACGCAACCGGGGCAAGCCCAGTTGGGGTGGGTCAAGGCGCCCTTCCAGGCGCGTGCGACTGGCGCAGCTCATAAAACACGGGTTCGAATGACTGGGCGATCTCGGCTGCCTCTCGCATGTGGACCCGCGCCTCGGGGCTCTTGAGCATGGCCTCGTAGTCCACGCGGCTGCGCCACTGGGCATAGTTGGCGATGTGGCGGCGGTCTCCGCTGACATGCAGATTGGCGGAGATGAAGCCGGGCAGGTGGCGCATGGTCTCCTCGGTCGCCCTGGACAGGAGCGCCAGGAGCTCGTCCGCCCGCTCCGGCGCGACCGTGAAGGTGTTGATCAGCGTCAGGTGGCCGGCGCTCGGGTCGAGCGTCGTGCGCTGGCTCTCCTGGCGTGCCGTGTGGACCGTGATGGCATAGCCATCCGGGTCGCGGAAGCTGAAGAAGCGGCCGAACGGTCCATTCGCGGGAGGCGCGAGAATCGGCACCCTCGCGCCCACCAACCGCTCATGCAGGCCGTCGGCATCGTCGCTCGCGAGCCAGAGCGACAGGCCCCACCCGAGCCGGTCAACGAGCGCGAGGTCGACCAGCGGTCGGCGGATCGCGAAGGGGATGGGGTGGGTGTCGAACACGACCGCGTCGGGCGGGCCGTGGGGGACCGGGGTGAGCCCGAGGTGCTCAGTGTAGAAGCGCCGGGACGCTTCCAGGTCACGGACCTGGAGCGCGATGAAGTCGGGTCCAATCAGCTTGGTCATGGGTCGTTCCTCCGTTAATATCAGGGGACTGATATCATGTAAGGAACCTGATATGTCAACTGCTTCGATGCCGGATCCGATGGCCAGGCGGCTCGGCTATGCACTCAAGCGAGCGCAGCATGCCTTGCGCACGCGAATGGACGATGCGCTGCGACCCCTCGGGCTGACCTCGCCTCAGTACGCGGTCCTCTCGGCGGTCGAGCTCGAGGCCGGTATCTCGAACGCCCGCCTGGCGCGCGCCGCCTTCGTCACGCCGCAGACGATGCAGGGGATCCTCGCCAACCTGGAACGCGACGGGCTTCTCGTCCGGCAGGCGGACCCCGAGCATGGTCGCATCCTGCGCAGCGAGCTGACCTCCCACGGGCAGAAGGTGCTCGCACGGGCGCATCGGATCGTCCACGAGGTCGAGCACGTCATGATCTCGTCCGTGGGCACGGCGGAAGCGGCGCGAATCGCCGGTCTGCTCTCCCAGTGCGCCGACGCGCTCAGCTCCACCGACCGGGACTAGATACCGACGCTCGGCCCTTCTTTGTTACTGAGCCCACTGGACGCGCGCGCCTCCGCGGCGACAGGCCGGGAGGCGCGCTTGGAACTGCACGGGTAGAGCTGCGCCGCCGCCTGCGCGTCGCAGGACGTGATGGCGGCCGTACACCTGGTGGGGTCCGTGTACATGATCGAGTTGCAGTCCGTGTGGTGGGCGATGCCCAGGGTGTGCCCGATCTCGTGGATTGCGACGGTCTTCGCGTAGTGCGTGCCCGTGTAGTACGTGTTGTTCAGCTTCACGGTGCTTCCGGTCATGCAGGAGCCCGACCAGGAGTTCCAGGTGTATGCGTACCAGCCGGTGTAGCCGTACGCGCCCTCGTAGACCGTGACGTCGGAGGCGCCGCTGGAACGCCAGTAGAGATACAAGCTGTTCGAGACGTTCGTGTACATCCACGCGTTCATGGCGTCGCCGACCGGCCAACGCGTGCTCGTGTAGTCCGTGTAGGTGACGTTCGTGGGCCTCCGGCACCACTTGTAGCCGAAGAACTGGACCCCGCACCAGGCATGGGCGGTCGGCCCCTGGGAGGCTGCTTTCAACACGGGCTCCTCGCGCTCGTCGGGGCCCAGGTACTGGACGGCCCGTGCGCGTGCCTCGACCCGATCGAGCAGCGCGTCGACCGGCTCGCCTACGTGCGCTTCGATCGCGGTGGCGTGACGCGGCGAGCTCGCGCCCTGGACGAGGTCGTCTTTCACCAGGACCCGGCCCAGCGGTCCACCGGTCACGGAGTAGACGCCCGTCATGGAGCGCGCGGCCAGGGGCTCGGTGCCCCCTTGCGGCGTCCGGAAGGTCGCTGTAGATGCCGCTCTCCGGTCCGGAGGGCTGCCCCTCCGACTTGGCCTGCGCGTAGGTGCGGACGACGTCGAAGCGCGTGGACTCCACCTGACCGCGGATGATCAACGCCGAGTGGTCGGTCAAGTGAAAACGTGGCGCGCGTCCCACGCGGAGCCGAAAAAACTTGCCGGAACACCCACGGAGGAAAAGGTGTTCGCGGCAGCTCCCGCTTGGGGGAGTGTCATGCCGCCGCGCGATGTATGATGTATCTTGAGGTCCATGCGGACGTCTCTCAGCCCCCTGCTGACGCTCCCCGACTTCCCGCTCTCCGAGCACGAGCCTCTGGCCCGGGGCTTCCTCGCGCTCGGGTTGCGGAGGTTCGTGGACGCGGCGCGGCATGTCTGGGAGCTGCCCTACGGGCGCAACTCGGACCGGGCGGACTTCCACCTCGTCCTGTCGGAAGGGCGAGGCACCTGCAGCACCAAGCACGCCCTCCTGGCCGCCCTGGCGCGCGCGCACGGACAGCCCGTCAAGCTGATGCTCGGCATCTACGATATGCACGAGCGCAACACACCGGGGGTGGGAGCCATTCTGGAGCGCGAGGGGCTGTCGGGCATCCCCGAGGTGCACTGCTACCTGGTCGTGCGCGAGCGCCGCGTGGATCTCACGCGCAAGATGCCAGCCGCCGAGTCCACCGCCGCCGTGGCCTGCTTCTTCGTCGAGGTACAGCTCGAGCCGGAGGACATCGGCGCCCCCAAGGAGGAGAGGCACCGTGCCTTCATCCGGGACTGGGCGGCCCGACGGAGGCTGGACGCCGAGCGGATCTGGCGTGTGCGCGAGGCGTGCATCACCGCGCTGGGCGAGTCGCGCTGACAGCTCCCCGTCGCGGCACCGGAGAGGAGTGATTCCCTCGCTCGGGTTGAAACCTCAGACGACGAGGTGATGGGTGACCTGGAGCCGCAGCAGCTGG
This is a stretch of genomic DNA from Archangium violaceum. It encodes these proteins:
- a CDS encoding RNA polymerase subunit sigma-70 — translated: MSEERKTGALAALLREHVPLAQRAELEAVEGLEALLHKHVEAARNAWPTSRLPVEVFVRHLARHLPAGKASEVLRILHGADLYLACACATGETSALRAFEQHILRHIPARLGALSASMLEEVLQVLRERLLVGSEEAPPKIASYGGRGPLLTWVSITAGRIAGELVGHNGRELLVNEPPEAFARMLASGNPEHELLREDARQLLVEVLRKAVATLPEHERALLRLHHFHGFTMDRLALMYGDSRSGVARKVASARELLLERVHAELAPQLKQDRLAMESLLGLVRSQLDISIRRLLG
- a CDS encoding PQQ-dependent sugar dehydrogenase, which gives rise to MRPSLLTSLSLLLLCSPAWATVPAGFSETSYSSNTLTPATGMAWAPDGSGRLFITLKNGPVRVVTMKDGVLETQPGTSTLVTRLFATEPQVHTNSESGVIGIAFDPNYVVNRYVYLFVTVSASEQRIVRYTDANGTGVARTEIVTRLPTTGNNHNGGGIGFGPDGKLYWAIGDLGNGTGVNADLTSLAAKVSRANLDGTPINDNPFSDGVGPNNEYIWACGFRNPFTLTFQPTTGKLWINGVGTNYEQVFVVNRSSNAGYDAYENNQPPVNNYIPPVIKYRTNGIDTRNLTAGGAVRSGGVTTFTTIGGHGFRKGERLTLKGVGNASFDGTHYVASVPNDPNATTFTVAQPGLPNASSGGGTATTQVLGSSITGGTFYDATLFPPEFRGNYFFGDYSSGQVTRATLAADNSVETVAEWGTGFASHVDMAVGPDGALYTLGYTDGIVRRITPSELGQKLVVSGLNPRVVEGGRTVFTVRLAEAPSAPVTVQVTRAMGGSDDLSIASDATLTFSSTDWSVPRVVTIAAASDADTDADTATFTVTSAGLADEAVVVTAIDNNEPRLVLSSTQVVIPENGTATFDVSLSKRPTGNVTVTVARTLGDGDITLQGGATLAFTPTNWNLPKTVTLRAESDPDNLAGVATITVAAPGLDARPVEALEQDDELAPVISSTPITTVVVGRPYRYDVQATARPEPTYSLVGTAPEGMSIDMTTGLISWTPTAAGAVEVTVRVSNGLAPDAEQSFTVTVKADEGPQAILRRPVEGERVSGGMAEFFGDCVDDVGCTHAEFYVDGELRFTDTRTDNPFYFGGEPNRWDTTGLAPGGHLVRFVVVDSAGMRAQTEVKVCVGDGSCELPRPPSSGEVGGCGCGAAPVAPLAWLALGALALRRRRAREE
- a CDS encoding EamA family transporter; translated protein: MSEAPAARPPLILPPIPAVILAVVSVQGGAAFAKELFPALGSAGTAGMRIGLSALLLLAVFRPPLARLTRAQWSAIIPYGVVLGAMNLSFYSALQRIPLGLAVTLEFVGPLALAVFGSRRVADFLWVLLAAVGIALITPWRGGVGALDLLGVLLALFAGGCWAAYIVLGGRASRVFQGAQGVATGMLFASLTVLPFSFAEGLAARLTPPLFAAGLAVALLSSAVPFTLEMMALRVLPSRTFGILMSLEPAAAALSGLVFLHEQLTVTQWLALVFVSAASAGAALTARRVSPPVEA
- a CDS encoding VOC family protein, which produces MATPQKITPFLWFNQEAEEAANLYISLFEDSKILSLSRYGDAGPGPKGSVMVVDFQLAGQRFQALNGGPHFKFTEAISLAVSCDSQEEVDRLWSRLTANGGQESQCGWLKDRFGLSWQIIPSRFQQMMQDKDPKRTQRVVQAMLTMKKFDIARLEEAYAQK
- a CDS encoding TetR/AcrR family transcriptional regulator, with the translated sequence MLMELTDPQHQSKTKFLDAALQVIRTKGYTATRIEDVCAAAGLTKGSFFHHFKSKEELAIAAADHFAAMADRMFASGPYQRVADPRERLLSYVDFRIAILRGALPDFTCLLGMMVQEAYDTHPAIRAACDKHLSAHASTLARDIAEARARYAPDAPWTPESLGLFMQTVIQGAFILAKAKQGPDVAAESLRHLRRYLETQLTPRRKGA
- a CDS encoding RICIN domain-containing protein, translated to MASSSVTRRLALASEGVVSRICAPLLCLALVALPVSRAHATGELTFLNPLLENGADPWLQYHNGNYYLATTTWNSQVVMRKAPTLAGLRTAAPVNVWSDTTADRCCSHWAPEFHRLTGPNGTRWYYMYSSGRSGTLDYQHLTVLESAGDDPMGPYSLKGSPMETTWNIDGSYLQLNGALYLLWSKWEGPDQSLWIARMTNPWTITGPRVNISKPVYSWEIEGGRTNEGPEVLQRNGQTFIVFSASSCNTPYYKLGLLTLTGSDPLSASSWTKSPTPVFQAANGVYGPGHNGFFTSPDGRENWIVYHGNASSSQGCGSTRSTRAQPFSWNSNGTPSFGSPVSTSTALAVPSGEHGPITTAVRGAAYQLVNRNSGLCAGVTGSSGSDGADVAQYACGTTSTEWVLDPTADGYYRLVNRSSNKVLDVADCGTGDGTNVRQWAWLNNACQQWQVISTTEGWFRLQNRHSGKALDVASCGTASGTDIRQWGWLGNNCQQWRLQPVGNLAIVSAQSGKVLDVANCSTASGSDVRQWPWLNTACQKWTFKHTDNGFYQIVPTHAASTCLAVSGGSTADGANIDQGSCSGTQSQWRVDFLADGAVRLVARHSGKVVDLANCGLDDGTNIAQWSWLDNICQRFHLRAP
- a CDS encoding VOC family protein, which translates into the protein MTKLIGPDFIALQVRDLEASRRFYTEHLGLTPVPHGPPDAVVFDTHPIPFAIRRPLVDLALVDRLGWGLSLWLASDDADGLHERLVGARVPILAPPANGPFGRFFSFRDPDGYAITVHTARQESQRTTLDPSAGHLTLINTFTVAPERADELLALLSRATEETMRHLPGFISANLHVSGDRRHIANYAQWRSRVDYEAMLKSPEARVHMREAAEIAQSFEPVFYELRQSHAPGRAP
- a CDS encoding MarR family winged helix-turn-helix transcriptional regulator; the protein is MSTASMPDPMARRLGYALKRAQHALRTRMDDALRPLGLTSPQYAVLSAVELEAGISNARLARAAFVTPQTMQGILANLERDGLLVRQADPEHGRILRSELTSHGQKVLARAHRIVHEVEHVMISSVGTAEAARIAGLLSQCADALSSTDRD
- a CDS encoding matrixin family metalloprotease, which gives rise to MTGVYSVTGGPLGRVLVKDDLVQGASSPRHATAIEAHVGEPVDALLDRVEARARAVQYLGPDEREEPVLKAASQGPTAHAWCGVQFFGYKWCRRPTNVTYTDYTSTRWPVGDAMNAWMYTNVSNSLYLYWRSSGASDVTVYEGAYGYTGWYAYTWNSWSGSCMTGSTVKLNNTYYTGTHYAKTVAIHEIGHTLGIAHHTDCNSIMYTDPTRCTAAITSCDAQAAAQLYPCSSKRASRPVAAEARASSGLSNKEGPSVGI
- a CDS encoding transglutaminase domain-containing protein: MRTSLSPLLTLPDFPLSEHEPLARGFLALGLRRFVDAARHVWELPYGRNSDRADFHLVLSEGRGTCSTKHALLAALARAHGQPVKLMLGIYDMHERNTPGVGAILEREGLSGIPEVHCYLVVRERRVDLTRKMPAAESTAAVACFFVEVQLEPEDIGAPKEERHRAFIRDWAARRRLDAERIWRVREACITALGESR